A genomic window from Nomascus leucogenys isolate Asia chromosome 10, Asia_NLE_v1, whole genome shotgun sequence includes:
- the VSIG10L gene encoding V-set and immunoglobulin domain-containing protein 10-like translates to MDTPQALPLFLLLASLVGVLTLRASSGLRQTNFSSAFSSDSKSSSQGLGAEVPSIKPPSWKVPDQSLDSKGSAGISDSSWFPEALSSNMSGSFWSNVSAEGQDLSLFSPFSETPGSEVFPDISDPQVPAKDPKPSFTVKTPVSNISTQVSNTKLSVEAPDSKFSPDDMDLKLSAQSPESKFSAETHSAASFPQQVGGPLAVLVGTTIRLPLVPVPNPGPPTSLVVWRRGSKVLAAGGLGPGAPLISLDPAHRDRLRFDQARGVLELASAQLDDAGVYTAEVIRAGVSRQTREFTVGVYEPLPQLSVQPKSPETEEGAAELRLRCLGWGPGRGELSWSRDGRALEEAESEGAQTPRIRSEGDQLLIARPVRSDHARYTCRVRSPFGHREAAVDVTVFYGPDPPIITVSSDRDAAPALFVTAGSNVTLRCAAASRPPADITWSLADPAEAAVPAGSRLLLPAVGPGHAGTYACLAANPRTGRRRRSLLNLTVADLPPGAPQCSVEGGPGDRSLRFRCSWPGGVPAASLQFQGLPEGIRAGPVSSVLLAAVPAHPRLSGVPITCLARHLVATRTCTVTPEAPREVLLHPLVAETRLGEAEVALEASGCPPPSRASWAREGRPLAPGGGSRLWLSQDGRKLHIGNFSLDWDLGNYSVLCSGALGAGGDQITLIGPSISSWRLQRARDAAVLTWDVERGALISSFEIQAWPDGPPLGRTSTYRDWVSLLILGPQERSAVVPLPPRNPGTWTFRILPILGGQPGTPSQSRVYRAGPTLSHGAIAGIVLGSLLGLALLAVLLLLCICCLCRFRGKTPEKKKHPSTLVPVVTPSEKKMHSVTPVEISWPLDLKVPLEDHSSTRVYQATDPSPVVSVGGGSKTVRAATQV, encoded by the exons ATGGACACCCCACAGGCTCTGCCACTCTTCCTACTCCTGG cCTCCTTGGTAGGGGTCCTCACCCTCAGAGCCTCTTCTGGACTTCGGCAAACCAacttctcctctgccttctcttcGGACTCAAAGAGCTCTTCCCAGGGGCTGGGTGCGGAAGTTCCCTCCATCAAACCTCCCAGCTGGAAAGTTCCAGATCAGTCCCTGGATTCAAAAGGCTCTGCTGGAATCTCTGATTCCAGCTGGTTTCCTGAGGCCCTGAGTTCCAACATGTCTGGGTCCTTCTGGTCAAATGTTTCTGCTGAGGGCCAAGATTTGAGCCTGTTTTCCCCCTTCTCTGAAACCCCTGGTTCTGAAGTATTTCCTGATATTTCGGATCCTCAAGTTCCTGCCAAAGACCCCAAGCCTTCCTTCACTGTTAAGACCCCAGTTTCAAACATTTCTACTCAAGTCTCCAATACCAAACTGTCTGTTGAGGCCCCAGATTCAAAATTCTCCCCGGATGATATGGATCTTAAACTCTCTGCCCAGAGCCCTGAATCCAAATTTTCTGCAGAGACCCACTCAGCTGCAAGCTTCCCCCAGCAGGTGGGGGGCCCACTCGCTGTGCTGGTGGGGACCACCATCCGACTCCCCCTGGTCCCAGTCCCCAACCCTGGGCCCCCCACCTCTCTGGTGGTCTGGCGCCGGGGCTCTAAGGTGCTAGCAGCTGGGGGCCTGGGGCCAGGGGCACCTCTGATCAGCCTGGACCCTGCTCACCGAGACCGCCTGCGATTTGACCAGGCCCGGGGGGTTCTGGAGCTCGCTTCTGCCCAGCTGGACGATGCAGGGGTCTACACGGCTGAGGTCATCCGGGCAGGGGTCTCCCGGCAGACTCGCGAGTTCACGGTGGGTGTGTATG AACCCCTACCCCAGCTGTCGGTTCAGCCCAAGTCTCCAGAGACAGAGGAGGGGGCGGCCGAGCTCCGGCTGCGCTgcctggggtgggggccaggTCGCGGGGAGCTGAGCTGGAGCCGGGACGGACGCGCCCTGGAGGAGGCAGAATCCGAGGGAGCCCAGACGCCCCGGATCCGCTCAGAGGGCGACCAGCTGCTCATCGCGCGCCCTGTGCGCAGCGACCACGCCCGGTACACCTGCCGCGTCCGCAGCCCCTTCGGCCACAGGGAGGCTGCCGTCGACGTCACCGTCTTCT ACGGCCCGGACCCGCCGATCATCACGGTCTCCTCGGACCGCGACGCCGCGCCTGCCCTCTTTGTTACCGCGGGCAGTAACGTGACCTTGCGCTGCGCCGCCGCCTCGCGGCCGCCCGCCGACATCACGTGGAGCCTGGCGGACCCGGCCGAGGCCGCGGTGCCCGCGGGGTCGCGCCTCCTGCTGCCCGCGGTCGGGCCGGGCCACGCAGGCACCTACGCCTGCCTGGCGGCGAACCCGCGcaccggccgccgccgccgctcgcTGCTCAACCTCACAGTGGCGG ACCTGCCCCCCGGGGCCCCACAGTGCTCAGTTGAAGGGGGTCCCGGGGACCGCAGCCTCCGCTTCCGCTGCTCGTGGCCCGGCGGGGTCCCTGCTGCCTCCCTGCAGTTCCAGGGTCTCCCCGAAGGCATCCGCGCCGGGCCAGTGTCCTCTGTGCTGCTGGCGGCCGTCCCCGCCCACCCCCGGCTCAGCGGTGTCCCCATCACCTGCCTTGCTCGCCACCTGGTGGCCACGCGTACCTGCACAGTCACGCCAG AGGCCCCCCGAGAGGTGCTGCTGCATCCGCTGGTGGCAGAGACACGGttgggggaggcagaggtggcactGGAGGCCTCTGGTTGTCCCCCACCCTCACGGGCATCCTGGGCCCGGGAAGGGCGGCCCCTGGCTCCCGGAGGCGGGAGTCGCCTGTGGCTCAGTCAAGATGGGCGGAAACTCCACATCGGCAACTTCAGCCTGGATTGGGACCTGGGAAATTACTCCGTGCTGTGCAGTGGGGCGCTGGGTGCTGGCGGTGACCAGATCACCCTCATTG GACCCTCTATATCCTCGTGGAGGCTTCAGAGAGCCAGAGATGCAGCTGTGCTGACTTGGGATGTGGAGCGTGGGGCCCTGATCAGCAGTTTTGAGATCCAGGCATGGCCAGATGGGCCTCCTCTGGGCAGGACTTCCACTTACAGGGACTGGGTCTCCCTGCTCATCCTGGGGCCTCAGGAGCGGTCAGCTGTGGTGCCCCTTCCACCTCGGAACCCAGGGACCTGGACCTTTCGGATCCTGCCCATCCTGGGGGGCCAGCCAGGGACTCCATCACAAAGCCGGGTCTACCGGGCCG GCCCCACACTGAGCCATGGGGCCATCGCCGGCATCGTCCTGGGCTCCCTGCTGGGCCTGGCACTGCTAGCCGTACTTCTCCTCCTTTGCATCTGCTGCCTGTGCCGCTTTCGTG GAAAGACTCCTGAGAAAAAGAAGCATCCCTCTACCTTGGTCCCCGTGGTCACCCCCTCAGAAAAGAAGATGCATAGTGTGACCCCAGTGGAGATTTCATGGCCTCTGGACCTCAAAGTCCCGCTGGAGGACCACAGCTCAACTAGGGTCTACCAA GCCACAGACCCCAGTCCAGTTGTCTCTGTAGGTGGAGGCTCAAAGACTGTTCGGGCAGCCACACAGGTGTGA